One Equus quagga isolate Etosha38 chromosome 5, UCLA_HA_Equagga_1.0, whole genome shotgun sequence genomic window carries:
- the CD207 gene encoding C-type lectin domain family 4 member K, which yields MKAAESEVPDAHFTVDKQNISLWPREPPPKMGPSLVPRKLLTVRAAVIFLLLVLVASVTLQAILYSWFMGTISDVKSNAQLLKGRVDNISTLSSEIKRNRGGVAATGVQVQMVNASLDRVRSQMRRLETDVKEANARIQTLTKSWEEVDNLNAQIPELKRDLDKASTLNAKVRALQSSLENVSKLLKQQNDILQVVSQGWKYFKGNFYYFSRVPKTWYSAQQFCISRNSHLTSVTSESEQEFLYKAAGGLLHWIGLTKAGSEGDWHWVDDTPFDKVQSARFWIPGEPNNYGSNEHCANIKLFSLQSWNDASCDITLLFICKRPYTPSEA from the exons ATGAAGGCTGCAGAGAGCGAGGTCCCTGATGCGCACTTCACTGTAGATAAACAGAACATCTCCCTCTGGCCCCGAG AGCCTCCTCCCAAGATGGGTCCGTCTCTGGTTCCGAGGAAACTTCTCACAGTCCGTGCTGCAGTAATCTTCCTGCTGCTGGTCCTGGTCGCCTCCGTCACACTGCAGGCCATTCTCT ATTCCTGGTTTATGGGCACAATATCAGATGTAAAGAGCAATGCCCAGTTGCTGAAAGGTCGTGTGGACAACATCAGCACCCTAAGTTCTGAAATTAAGAGGAATAGAGGTGGCGTGGCGGCGACTGGCGTTCAGGTCCAGATGGTGAATGCCAGCCTGGATCGTGTGCGTTCTCAGATGCGGAGGTTGGAAACTGATGTGAAGGAAGCCAATGCTCGGATCCAGACGTTAACAAAAAGTTGGGAGGAAGTCGATAATTTAAACGCCCAAATCCCAGAGTTAAAAAGAGACTTGGACAAAGCCAGCACTTTAAATGCAAAGGTCCGGGCACTCCAGAGCAGCTTGGAGAATGTCAGCAAGTTGCTCAAACAGCAAA ATGACATCCTCCAGGTGGTTTCTCAAGGCTGGAAGTACTTCAAGGGGAACTTCTATTACTTTTCTCGTGTCCCAAAGACCTGGTACAGTGCCCAGCAGTTTTGTATATCCAGGAATTCACATCTGACCTCAGTGACCTCAGAGAGTGAACAG GAGTTTCTCTACAAGGCAGCAGGTGGCCTTCTCCACTGGATTGGCCTGACCAAAGCAGGGAGTGAGGGGGACTGGCACTGGGTGGATGACACTCCATTCGACAAGGTCCAGAGTGCCAG ATTCTGGATTCCAGGTGAGCCCAACAATTATGGAAGCAATGAACACTGTGCCAATATAAAGCTGTTCTCGCTTCAGTCGTGGAATGATGCCTCCTGTGACATAACACTCCTTTTCATCTGTAAACGGCCCTACACCCCATCAGAAGCGTGA